A genomic region of Jeotgalibaca ciconiae contains the following coding sequences:
- a CDS encoding TIGR00282 family metallophosphoesterase codes for MKLLFIGDVVGSIGRNMLSESLPALKRKYRPQFTIVNGENAAAGRGITEKIYKEFLQSGVDIITMGNHTWDNKDIFTFVDNEKVKLLRPANFPEGTPGIGYKIIAINQQKIAVINMQGRALMNSLDDPFRKMDEILKIVKSETNCIFVDFHAETTSEKQAMGWYLDGQVSAVVGTHTHVQTNDARILPQGTAYLTDAGMTGAYDSILGVEKEIIIEKFISQMPVRHEIPEQGRKILSGCFIELDSTTGKALRIENILINDDQPFGSE; via the coding sequence ATGAAACTGTTATTTATCGGGGATGTAGTTGGTTCAATTGGTAGAAATATGTTAAGTGAGAGCCTTCCAGCATTAAAAAGAAAATACCGTCCCCAATTTACCATTGTGAATGGAGAAAATGCTGCAGCCGGAAGAGGTATAACTGAAAAAATATATAAAGAATTTTTACAATCAGGAGTAGACATCATTACAATGGGAAACCATACATGGGATAATAAAGATATCTTTACATTCGTGGACAATGAAAAAGTAAAATTATTGCGACCTGCAAATTTCCCTGAAGGAACGCCAGGAATTGGGTACAAAATTATTGCCATCAACCAACAAAAAATTGCCGTTATCAATATGCAAGGAAGGGCGCTAATGAATAGTTTAGATGATCCTTTCCGTAAAATGGATGAAATTCTTAAAATAGTAAAAAGTGAGACGAATTGTATTTTTGTAGATTTCCATGCCGAAACTACAAGTGAAAAACAGGCAATGGGCTGGTATTTAGATGGACAGGTTTCAGCGGTCGTTGGCACACACACACACGTTCAGACAAACGATGCACGTATTTTGCCACAAGGAACTGCCTATCTTACCGACGCTGGAATGACTGGGGCTTATGATAGTATTTTAGGTGTGGAAAAAGAAATCATTATAGAAAAATTCATCAGTCAGATGCCGGTGCGCCATGAAATTCCTGAACAAGGACGTAAAATATTAAGCGGGTGCTTTATCGAACTGGATTCTACGACTGGAAAGGCACTGCGGATTGAAAATATTTTGATAAACGACGACCAACCATTCGGGAGTGAATAA
- the rny gene encoding ribonuclease Y: protein MELFEIAFAIIALIVGVVIGYYYRKSNHEKELAGARNTAASILEEAEKDAETKKKEAMLEAKEESHQYRSTIEEELRERRNDLLKQENRVIQKDENLDRKDNSLSKREKAIEQKEENLAKRNQTLIAEENRIQDIIEEQQQELERIATMSRDDAKTIIMKETEEQLTYERAILVKESEQRAKDESERKAKNIILQAIQRSSADLVSEATVSVVTLPNDDMKGRIIGREGRNIRTLETLTGIDLIIDDTPEAVVLSGFDPIRRETAKIALERLIQDGRIHPARIEEAVDRARKEMDERIREIGEQATFEVGIHSLHPDLIKILGRMYFRTSYGQNVLNHSIEVAKLAGIMAAELGEDITLAKRAGLLHDIGKALDHEIEGSHVEIGAEIAQRYKENAVVVNAIASHHGDVEPTNIISVLVAAADALSAARPGARSESLENYIRRLERLEGIANEFEGVANSFAIQAGREIRIMVNPENVDDSHAILMARDIKAKIEEELDYPGHIKVTVIRETRAIEYAK from the coding sequence ATGGAGTTGTTTGAAATTGCCTTCGCTATCATAGCTTTAATTGTTGGTGTCGTTATCGGATATTACTATCGGAAATCGAATCATGAAAAAGAACTAGCAGGAGCAAGAAATACAGCAGCCTCAATCCTTGAAGAAGCAGAAAAAGATGCTGAAACAAAGAAAAAAGAGGCAATGTTGGAAGCGAAGGAAGAAAGCCATCAATACCGTTCTACAATTGAAGAAGAGCTTCGCGAAAGAAGAAATGATCTTCTCAAACAAGAAAATCGAGTAATTCAAAAAGATGAAAATTTGGATCGTAAAGATAATTCTTTATCAAAACGCGAAAAAGCGATTGAACAAAAAGAAGAAAATCTTGCTAAGAGAAATCAAACTTTAATAGCCGAAGAAAATCGGATTCAGGATATTATTGAAGAACAACAACAAGAGCTTGAACGAATTGCTACCATGTCACGAGATGATGCAAAAACGATTATCATGAAAGAAACGGAAGAACAGTTAACATATGAACGTGCGATACTAGTCAAGGAATCTGAACAACGTGCGAAAGATGAATCAGAAAGAAAAGCTAAAAATATCATCTTACAAGCAATTCAACGTAGTTCAGCGGATTTAGTATCTGAAGCGACAGTTTCTGTTGTTACATTACCAAATGATGATATGAAAGGTAGAATTATCGGCCGAGAAGGAAGAAATATTCGAACTCTAGAAACTCTTACAGGAATTGATTTGATTATCGATGATACTCCTGAAGCAGTAGTGTTAAGTGGGTTTGATCCAATTCGCCGAGAAACTGCTAAGATTGCATTGGAACGCTTAATTCAAGATGGAAGAATTCATCCAGCTAGGATTGAAGAAGCTGTTGATCGAGCTCGTAAAGAAATGGATGAACGCATCAGAGAAATCGGTGAACAGGCTACATTTGAAGTCGGTATTCACTCGTTACATCCTGACTTAATCAAGATTCTTGGAAGAATGTATTTCCGTACTAGCTACGGTCAAAATGTTTTAAATCACAGTATTGAAGTTGCTAAGTTAGCAGGCATAATGGCTGCTGAATTAGGAGAAGATATTACATTAGCGAAAAGAGCTGGGCTGCTCCATGATATTGGTAAGGCACTTGATCATGAAATAGAAGGATCTCACGTTGAAATCGGTGCAGAAATTGCACAGAGATATAAAGAAAATGCTGTTGTTGTGAACGCAATTGCATCCCATCATGGAGATGTAGAACCAACTAACATCATTTCTGTTCTAGTAGCGGCAGCAGATGCATTATCAGCTGCGCGACCAGGAGCAAGAAGTGAATCATTGGAAAATTATATTCGCAGGCTAGAAAGACTAGAAGGAATTGCAAATGAATTTGAAGGTGTTGCAAATAGCTTTGCTATTCAAGCAGGTCGAGAAATTAGAATTATGGTAAACCCAGAGAATGTAGATGATTCTCATGCAATTTTAATGGCGCGCGATATTAAAGCAAAAATCGAAGAAGAATTAGACTATCCGGGACACATCAAGGTTACGGTTATACGCGAAACCAGAGCAATAGAATATGCAAAATAA
- a CDS encoding YlbF family regulator codes for MNENRPKIEESVDRELDKLIELLQDKEEIIRYQEMEKNVSENQWLNQIVEQIKEKQKNLVNFEYYEKPEAYQATLKELEELNRELDENITVNAYQDSLWEANEIVQLLFAQIQESVNLFEEMNE; via the coding sequence ATGAACGAGAATCGACCAAAAATTGAAGAATCAGTTGATCGAGAATTGGACAAATTGATTGAACTTCTTCAAGATAAAGAAGAGATTATTCGTTATCAAGAAATGGAAAAGAATGTTTCAGAAAATCAGTGGTTGAACCAGATTGTTGAACAAATTAAAGAAAAACAAAAAAACCTAGTCAATTTTGAATATTACGAAAAACCAGAAGCCTATCAGGCGACATTAAAGGAACTTGAAGAACTAAATCGAGAACTAGATGAGAACATTACCGTCAATGCTTACCAAGATTCTCTTTGGGAAGCAAATGAAATTGTTCAGCTTCTGTTCGCTCAAATTCAGGAATCCGTGAATCTATTTGAAGAGATGAATGAGTAA
- the mutS gene encoding DNA mismatch repair protein MutS, with protein sequence MTQKTKQTPMMEQYFLIKEQHPDAFLFYRLGDFYELFHEDAIRAAKILEITLTSRNKNADNPVPMCGVPYHSATEYIRTLVTSGYKVAICEQIEDPKTTKGMVKREVVQVLTPGTYMDEKGSNSNNYLVAIEQIGGIFPLAYADISTGELRVTILENEDAVINEVQSLQSKEVVFSSEEYPPIAQLLEQQTGVLISNQNTQVTTANYEELLEDIDEEKCESVLKILLDYLSITQKRSLSHIQKAIRYKPDQFLKMDAYARRNLELTLSIRDQQKAGSLLWLMDQTKTAMGGRKLKQWLEKPLINKTEIELRQQKVESLLNHYFERMDINEALSSVYDLERLVAKVSFGNVNGRELIQLKTSLEQLPLIKNTLESIDEKVWQSTLDKIEEMPELRSLIETAIIEDSPILITEGNVIKDNYNDMLDQYRDAMRNGKKWIAALQQQERERTGIKTLKIGYNRVFGYYIEVSKANVQHLPEGLYDRKQTLTNAERFITPELKEKERIILEAEEKSATLEYELFIEIREKVKAYSESLQQLAKQISELDVLQSFAEISERYHYTKPTMSSTSKAINILEGRHPVVEEVLGKDQYVSNHIQMEEDNRILLVTGPNMSGKSTYMRQVALIVIMAQMGCYVPANEAHLPVFDQIFTRIGAADDLYSGQSTFMVEMVETNQALQFATERSLILFDEIGRGTATYDGMALAEAILKHLHQNKKGKVLFSTHYHELTSLEKELSGLRNVHVGAIEQNGELVFLHKIMQGPADKSYGLHVAKLAGMPDSLITEARQILHRLESEAKVTKDSVAEADDTTQLSLFSEVEVDLNEKQVINEMKDLAIENFTPMDLMYQVNEWKKILEKKK encoded by the coding sequence ATGACACAAAAAACGAAACAAACACCAATGATGGAGCAATACTTCTTGATAAAAGAACAACATCCTGATGCCTTTTTGTTCTATCGTTTAGGGGATTTTTATGAATTATTTCATGAAGATGCTATAAGAGCAGCGAAAATATTAGAAATTACACTAACAAGTAGAAATAAGAATGCGGATAATCCAGTCCCGATGTGTGGAGTTCCGTATCATTCTGCAACAGAATACATTCGTACATTGGTGACAAGTGGATATAAAGTTGCAATTTGTGAACAAATAGAAGATCCAAAAACAACAAAAGGGATGGTAAAACGAGAAGTTGTCCAAGTATTAACTCCGGGAACTTATATGGATGAGAAAGGCAGCAACAGTAACAACTACTTAGTTGCGATTGAGCAGATCGGCGGGATATTTCCTCTCGCTTATGCAGATATCAGCACTGGAGAATTAAGAGTAACGATTCTGGAAAATGAAGATGCAGTAATTAACGAAGTGCAATCCTTACAATCAAAAGAAGTCGTTTTTTCAAGTGAGGAGTATCCACCCATCGCACAGCTACTGGAACAGCAGACGGGAGTGCTTATTTCCAACCAAAATACTCAAGTAACGACTGCTAATTACGAAGAATTATTGGAAGACATCGATGAAGAAAAATGTGAAAGTGTTCTAAAAATACTTTTGGACTATCTTTCTATTACACAAAAAAGAAGCTTATCCCATATACAAAAGGCTATTCGCTATAAACCAGACCAATTTTTAAAGATGGATGCATATGCTAGAAGAAACCTCGAACTAACATTGTCGATTCGAGATCAACAAAAAGCAGGTAGTCTGTTGTGGTTAATGGATCAAACGAAAACTGCGATGGGTGGGCGAAAGTTGAAACAATGGCTGGAAAAACCACTCATTAATAAAACCGAAATTGAATTGCGTCAACAAAAAGTAGAATCATTATTAAATCATTACTTTGAAAGAATGGATATTAATGAAGCATTATCTTCTGTGTATGATCTGGAGCGTCTGGTAGCAAAAGTTTCTTTTGGGAATGTAAATGGACGGGAATTGATCCAATTAAAAACATCTTTGGAACAATTACCATTGATAAAGAATACCTTAGAATCCATTGATGAAAAAGTATGGCAGTCTACTTTGGATAAAATAGAAGAGATGCCCGAACTGCGTAGCCTTATTGAGACTGCTATTATAGAAGATTCTCCCATTTTAATAACAGAAGGAAATGTCATTAAGGACAACTATAATGACATGTTAGACCAATACAGGGATGCTATGAGAAACGGTAAAAAATGGATTGCCGCTCTACAGCAACAAGAACGTGAGAGAACGGGCATTAAAACATTGAAAATTGGCTATAACCGCGTTTTTGGTTATTACATAGAAGTTTCAAAAGCAAATGTTCAACATTTGCCAGAAGGACTGTATGACCGCAAACAGACTTTGACAAATGCAGAACGCTTTATTACACCGGAATTAAAAGAAAAAGAACGAATCATTTTAGAAGCAGAAGAGAAATCTGCTACCTTAGAGTATGAGTTGTTCATCGAAATACGTGAAAAAGTAAAAGCGTACAGTGAATCCTTGCAACAACTAGCAAAACAAATCTCCGAACTGGATGTCCTGCAAAGTTTTGCTGAGATTAGCGAACGATATCATTATACAAAACCAACGATGTCTTCAACGTCAAAAGCTATCAATATTTTAGAAGGACGACATCCCGTTGTGGAAGAGGTTTTAGGGAAAGACCAATACGTCTCAAACCACATTCAAATGGAGGAAGACAATCGTATCTTACTCGTGACGGGACCGAATATGTCGGGTAAAAGTACTTATATGAGACAAGTAGCACTCATTGTCATCATGGCTCAAATGGGATGTTATGTTCCTGCAAATGAAGCGCATTTGCCAGTTTTTGACCAGATTTTCACGAGAATTGGAGCTGCGGATGATCTGTATTCTGGACAAAGTACATTCATGGTTGAGATGGTAGAGACCAACCAAGCTTTGCAATTTGCTACAGAGCGTAGCTTAATTTTATTTGATGAAATTGGGAGAGGTACAGCTACTTATGACGGAATGGCTCTTGCAGAAGCAATTCTAAAACATTTACATCAAAATAAAAAAGGAAAAGTGCTATTTTCTACTCACTATCACGAACTAACAAGCCTTGAGAAAGAACTTTCTGGATTAAGGAATGTTCATGTAGGCGCGATTGAGCAAAATGGAGAATTAGTTTTCTTGCATAAAATTATGCAAGGCCCAGCAGATAAAAGCTATGGTCTGCATGTTGCAAAATTAGCAGGAATGCCTGATTCGCTAATAACAGAAGCGAGACAGATTCTCCATCGTTTAGAAAGCGAAGCGAAAGTGACGAAAGACTCAGTAGCTGAAGCTGATGACACGACTCAGTTATCTTTATTTAGTGAAGTTGAAGTGGATTTGAACGAAAAACAAGTAATCAATGAGATGAAAGACCTAGCAATTGAAAACTTTACACCGATGGATTTAATGTATCAAGTAAACGAATGGAAAAAGATTCTTGAAAAGAAAAAGTGA